A stretch of Cucumis sativus cultivar 9930 chromosome 2, Cucumber_9930_V3, whole genome shotgun sequence DNA encodes these proteins:
- the LOC101203067 gene encoding cyclin-dependent protein kinase inhibitor SMR1: MSMDLEFPKNLPKIRLPLQVRSPPKPSLSDNIIPSSDHDSDLDRRSCRTPTSAEHKIPKILSCPGAPKKPKRPPVPCKRKLTMELKFFEIVNQEEVDNFFRSAYDLESSPTAPPKRSCCRPSA, encoded by the coding sequence ATGTCTATGGACCTTGAATTCCCCAAAAATCTCCCCAAAATCCGCCTTCCTTTACAGGTCCGATCCCCTCCCAAACCCTCCCTTTCCGACAACATCATACCCTCTTCCGATCATGACTCCGACCTCGACCGCCGTTCCTGCCGGACACCTACCTCCGCCGAGCACAAGATTCCCAAGATCCTCAGCTGTCCTGGCGCTCCTAAGAAGCCTAAACGCCCTCCAGTCCCTTGCAAGAGGAAGTTGACCATGGAGCTCAAATTCTTCGAGATCGTTAATCAAGAAGAAGTCGATAATTTCTTCCGATCCGCTTACGATCTTGAATCTTCTCCCACTGCGCCGCCTAAGAGGAGTTGCTGCCGGCCGTCAGCTTGA